The following coding sequences lie in one Oceanidesulfovibrio indonesiensis genomic window:
- the ltrA gene encoding group II intron reverse transcriptase/maturase, with product MREAARKDKNARFTALLHHITQETLRESFHALRRQAAPGVDGLTCEQYQVDLGDRLKDLHDRVHGGSYRALPSRRVYIPKSDGRRRPLGIAALEDKIVQHAVSQVLSCIYEEDFLGFSYGFRPGRGAHDALDALSVGLKSKKVNWVLDADIQGFFDTIDHEWMVRFVEHRVADPRIIRLVRKWLRVGVSEDGTWSGAEVGTPQGAIISPLLANVYLHYVLDQWAHHWRRSASGDVIIVRYADDFVLGFQHRHDAERFLSDLKARLEQFGLALHPGKTRLIEFGRFAADNRRKRGEGRPEAFDFLGFTHCCAKTRIRKRFHIQRRTVKERLRAFLAKVKATLRKRMHDPIIEVGSWLQRVVLGYYRYHAVSGNSYALNTLRQEIAWYWLKMLRRRGQKQRMNWKTFSPIVKRWIPVPKVMHPYPNERFYAKHPR from the coding sequence ATGCGAGAAGCCGCACGAAAGGACAAGAATGCGCGGTTCACCGCACTGCTGCATCACATCACACAGGAAACCCTGCGGGAGAGCTTCCACGCGCTCAGGCGACAAGCGGCTCCCGGCGTAGATGGCCTGACATGTGAGCAGTATCAGGTAGACCTCGGAGACAGGCTGAAGGATCTGCACGATCGGGTGCACGGTGGCTCTTATCGCGCCTTGCCTTCCCGTCGGGTGTACATCCCCAAGTCCGATGGACGGCGGCGTCCTCTTGGCATCGCGGCCCTGGAGGACAAGATTGTCCAGCACGCTGTGAGCCAAGTGCTGTCGTGCATCTACGAGGAGGACTTCCTGGGCTTTTCTTACGGGTTCCGGCCTGGGCGCGGAGCGCATGACGCTCTGGATGCCCTCAGTGTCGGCCTGAAGAGCAAGAAGGTGAACTGGGTACTCGACGCGGACATTCAGGGGTTCTTCGACACCATCGACCACGAATGGATGGTCCGTTTTGTTGAGCACCGTGTTGCTGACCCAAGGATTATCCGCCTGGTGCGCAAGTGGCTCCGGGTGGGAGTCTCCGAGGACGGCACGTGGTCCGGGGCAGAAGTCGGGACGCCGCAAGGCGCGATCATTTCGCCATTACTGGCGAATGTCTACCTTCACTATGTCCTGGATCAATGGGCTCATCACTGGCGCAGGAGCGCCAGTGGCGACGTCATCATCGTGCGCTACGCCGATGATTTCGTGCTGGGATTCCAACATCGTCACGATGCGGAGCGTTTCCTTAGCGACCTCAAGGCGCGGCTGGAACAGTTCGGCTTGGCCCTGCACCCCGGAAAGACCCGGCTCATAGAGTTCGGGAGGTTCGCCGCCGATAATCGGCGCAAACGAGGAGAGGGCAGGCCCGAGGCCTTCGACTTTCTGGGTTTCACCCACTGCTGTGCGAAAACCAGAATCCGGAAGCGGTTTCATATCCAGCGCCGGACGGTAAAGGAACGCCTTCGGGCCTTCTTGGCGAAAGTGAAAGCAACCCTGCGCAAACGGATGCATGACCCAATAATAGAGGTTGGCAGCTGGCTGCAAAGAGTGGTGCTTGGATACTACAGGTATCATGCCGTGTCGGGCAACTCCTATGCGCTGAATACATTGCGACAGGAGATTGCCTGGTACTGGCTGAAAATGCTTCGTCGAAGAGGCCAGAAACAGCGCATGAACTGGAAGACGTTCAGTCCCATTGTGAAACGTTGGATTCCAGTGCCCAAGGTTATGCATCCTTATCCAAACGAGCGATTCTACGCCAAACACCCGAGGTAG